Proteins from a genomic interval of Cottoperca gobio chromosome 8, fCotGob3.1, whole genome shotgun sequence:
- the tmem220 gene encoding transmembrane protein 220: protein MSRSPGRGGERLQTTMGEVCKEKKWLSVIWRVCNFFMSLFFALATYVQINDPDAGLWMVGYGVPAVLCACVGLNLHVTETLPWRRVADLHVMISSALVAMLGWRLYKERITEIFQQEEGREFSGLMLTAVWLLLCRHSGRAPVGTLRVSTAAAITVFPFVAWLYYYIHTELRSNWPSHCKTAI, encoded by the exons ATGTCCCGCAGCCCCGGGCGGGGAGGTGAAAGGTTACAAACAACAATGGGGGAAGTTTGTAAAGAGAAGAAATGGCTCTCTGTCATTTGGCGAGTCTGCAACTTCttcatgtctttatttttcGCTCTTGCAACATATGTACAG ATCAATGATCCAGACGCAGGGTTATGGATG GTTGGTTATGGTGTCCCTGCAGTCCTGTGTGCATGCGTTGGCTTGAACCTCCATGTGACAG AAACGTTGCCCTGGAGGCGTGTTGCTGATCTCCATGTGATGATTTCCAGCGCTCTTGTTGCCATGTTGGGATGGAGACTTTATAAAGAGCGGATCACAGAGATCTTCCAACAGGAGGAGGGCag agAATTTTCTGGCCTCATGCTCACGGCTGTTTGGCTTCTCCTGTGTCGTCACTCTGGAAG GGCTCCAGTCGGGACGCTCCGAGTCTCCACAGCCGCCGCCATCACAGTCTTCCCCTTCGTGGCCTGGCTCTACTACTACATCCACACGGAGCTCAGGTCAAACTGGCCGTCACATTGTAAAACTGCCATTTAA
- the map2k4a gene encoding dual specificity mitogen-activated protein kinase kinase 4a isoform X2 yields MEFKHTTMATPSPNNSTTPSSHNSSNNAGSAPHHHLQSQSQHITTMSSMQESNTCWRCQSETGKRKALKLNFANPPIKPTTRFTLNTAGPPFQNPHIERLRTHSIESSGKLKISPEQHWDFTAEDLKDLGEIGRGAYGSVNKMVHKPSNQIMAVKRIRSTVDEKEQKQLLMDLDVVMRSSDCPYIVQFYGALFREGDCWICMELMATSLDKFYKFVYCSLDDVIPEEILGKITLATVKALNHLKENLKIIHRDIKPSNILLDRNGNIKLCDFGISGQLVDSIAKTRDAGCRPYMAPERIDPSASRQGYDVRSDVWSLGITLYELATGRFPYPKWNSVFDQLTQVVRGDPPQLCNSEERRFSPKFISFVNVCLTKDESKRPKYKELLKDPFIQMYEERSVDVASYVCRLMDQMPTSPSSPMYMD; encoded by the exons ATGGaattcaaacacacaacaatggCGACTCCCAGTCCTAACAACTCAACAACACCGAGCAgccacaacagcagcaacaacgcCGGATCTGCACCGCACCACCATCTCCAGTCGCAGTCTCAGCACATCACTACCATGAGCAGCATGCAGG AGTCCAACACCTGCTGGAGATGTCAGAGTGAAACAG GTAAACGTAAAGCCCTGAAGCTGAACTTTGCCAACCCTCCGATCAAACCCACGACCAGATTCACACTGAACACGGCCGGGCCGCCTTTTCAGAACCCGCACAT AGAGCGGCTGAGAACACACAGCATCGAGTCCTCAGGGAAGTTGAAGATCTCCCCGGAGCAGCACTGGGACTTCACCGCCGAGGATCTCAAAGATCTGGGAGAGATCGGCCGAGGAGCTTACGGCTCCGTCAACAAGATGGTGCACAAGCCGAGCAACCAGATCATGGCGGTCAAG aGAATTCGCTCCACAGTGGATGAGAAGGAGCAGAAGCAGCTGCTGATGGATCTGGACGTGGTGATGAGGAGCAGTGACTGTCCTTACATCGTGCAGTTTTATGGAGCTCTGTTCAGAGAG ggCGACTGTTGGATTTGTATGGAACTTATGGCTACCTCGTTAGACAAATTTTACAAATTTGTATATTGCTCATTAGACGACGTGATTCCAGAGGAAATATTAGGAAAAATAACTTTAGCT acTGTGAAGGCTCTTAACCACTTAAAAGAAAACTTGAAAATAATACACAGAG ACATTAAGCCGTCAAACATCCTCCTGGACAGGAACGGAAACATAAAGCTGTGTGACTTCGGCATCAGCGGTCAGCTGGTGGACTCCATCGCCAAGACCAGAGACGCAGGCTGCAGACCCTACATGGCA CCGGAGCGGATAGACCCCAGTGCGTCCAGGCAAGGCTACGACGTCCGCTCAGACGTTTGGAGTTTGGGAATCACACTG tatgaGCTGGCCACAGGGAGGTTCCCCTACCCgaagtggaacagtgtgttcgACCAGCTGACCCAGGTGGTGCGAGGAGACCCGCCGCAGCTCTGCAACTCTGAGGAGCGACGCTTCTCTCCCAAATTCATCTCCTTTGTCAACGTGTG CCTTACAAAGGACGAGTCGAAAAGGCCAAAGTACAAAGAGCTACTG AAAGATCCGTTCATTCAGATGTACGAGGAGCGCTCGGTGGATGTGGCGAGCTACGTCTGCAGGCTCATGGACCAGATGCCGACGTCTCCTAGCTCCCCCATGTACATGGACTGA
- the LOC115011974 gene encoding LOW QUALITY PROTEIN: tripartite motif-containing protein 16-like (The sequence of the model RefSeq protein was modified relative to this genomic sequence to represent the inferred CDS: deleted 1 base in 1 codon) codes for MAQKGVQLDRETLCCSICLDLLKDPVTTPCGHSYCKNCIQRFWDGEDEKRSHSCPQCRQTFTPRPVLVKNTMLAAVVEELKKTGLQAAPADHCYAGPEDVGCDVCTGRKLKAFKSCVQCVASYCEKHLQPHYDVAPLKKHKLVDPSQKLQENMCSRHDEVMKMFCRTDQQCICYLCSVDEHKGHDTVSAAAERTERQRELEGSRLNIQQRIQDGEKDVKLLQQKVKVINRSADRAVEDSEKMFTQLIRLMQKRSSDVKQQLRSQQQSEVSRVKELQEKLEQEITELKRKDADLKQLAHTEDHNQFLHNYPSLSPLSESTLSSSINIPLRYFEEVTAAVSQVTDELQDVLREKWTNISQTGTEVDVSLSAEPKTRAGFLKYSRDITLDPNTAHTQLLLYVGDRKVTYIRQQQSYSSHTDRFTGWCLQVLSRESLTGRSYWEVEWSGGVRVAVAYKNISRAGGGECVFGFNDKSWALDCNNKIYTFCYNKVQTPVSGPASSRLGVYLDHRAGVLSFYSVSDTMTLLHRVHHTFSQPLYAGVRLYSPGDTAEFCKLK; via the exons atggcgcagaaaggagttcagctgGACCGGGAAACCTTGTGttgttccatctgtctggatctactgaaggatccggtgacgactccctgtggacacagctactgcaagaaCTGTATTCAACGCTTCTGGGAtggagaggacgagaagagaagccacagctgccctcagtgcaggcagaccttcacaccgaggcctgtcctggtGAAGAACACCATGTTAGCAGCtgtagtggaggagctgaagaagactggactccaagctgctcctgctgatcactgctatgctggacctgaagatgtgggatgtgatgtctgcactgggagaaaactgaaagccttcaagtcctgtgtgcagtgtgtggcctcttactgtgagaaacacctccagcCTCATTATGATGTggctccattaaagaaacacaagctggtggatccctcccagaagctccaggagaacatgtgctctcgtcacgatgaggtgatgaagatgttctgccgtactgatcagcagtgtatctgttatctctgctctgtggacgaacataaaggccacgacacagtctcagctgcagcagaaaggactgagaggcagagagagctcgaggggagtcgactaaacatccagcagagaatccaggacggagagaaagatgtgaagctgcttcagcagaaGGTGAAGGTCATcaatcgctctgctgacagagcagtggaggacagtgagaagatgttcactcagctgatccgtctcatgcagaaaagaagctctgatgtgaagcagcagctcagatcgcagcagcaaagtgaagtgagtcgagtcaaagagcttcaggagaagctggagcaggagatcactgagctgaagaggaaagacgctgatctgaagcagctcgcacacacagaggaccacaaccagtttctacacaactacccctcactgtccccactcagtgagtctacactctcctccagcatcaacatccctctcagatactttgaggaagtgacagcggctgtgtcacaagtcacagatgaactccaggacgttctgagagagaagtggacaaacatctcacagactgggactgaagtggatgtttcactgtcagcagaacccaagaccagagctggattcttaaagtattcacgtgacatcacactggatccaaacacagcacacacacagctgttattaTATGTGGGGGACAGAAAAGTGACATACATTAGACAACAACAGTCTTATTctagtcacacagacagattcactgGATGGTGTCTTCAGGtgctgagtagagagagtctgactggacgtagttactgggaggtggagtgGAGCGGGGGAGTTCGTGTAGCAGTCGcatacaagaacatcagcagagcaggggggggtGAATGTGTATTTGGATTCAATGATAAATCCTGGGCGTTAGATtgtaacaataaaatatatacattttgttacAACAAAGTCCAAACTCCCGTCTCAGGTCCTGCGTCCTCCAGACTCGGAGTGTACCTGGAT cacagagcaggtgttctgtccttctacagcgtctctgacaccatgactctcctgcacagagtccaccacacattctctcagccgCTCTACGCTGGAGTTCGTTTATATTCTCCTGGAGACACTGCTGAgttctgtaaactcaa
- the map2k4a gene encoding dual specificity mitogen-activated protein kinase kinase 4a isoform X3: MEFKHTTMATPSPNNSTTPSSHNSSNNAGSAPHHHLQSQSQHITTMSSMQESNTCWRCQSETALKLNFANPPIKPTTRFTLNTAGPPFQNPHIERLRTHSIESSGKLKISPEQHWDFTAEDLKDLGEIGRGAYGSVNKMVHKPSNQIMAVKRIRSTVDEKEQKQLLMDLDVVMRSSDCPYIVQFYGALFREGDCWICMELMATSLDKFYKFVYCSLDDVIPEEILGKITLATVKALNHLKENLKIIHRDIKPSNILLDRNGNIKLCDFGISGQLVDSIAKTRDAGCRPYMAPERIDPSASRQGYDVRSDVWSLGITLYELATGRFPYPKWNSVFDQLTQVVRGDPPQLCNSEERRFSPKFISFVNVCLTKDESKRPKYKELLKDPFIQMYEERSVDVASYVCRLMDQMPTSPSSPMYMD; this comes from the exons ATGGaattcaaacacacaacaatggCGACTCCCAGTCCTAACAACTCAACAACACCGAGCAgccacaacagcagcaacaacgcCGGATCTGCACCGCACCACCATCTCCAGTCGCAGTCTCAGCACATCACTACCATGAGCAGCATGCAGG AGTCCAACACCTGCTGGAGATGTCAGAGTGAAACAG CCCTGAAGCTGAACTTTGCCAACCCTCCGATCAAACCCACGACCAGATTCACACTGAACACGGCCGGGCCGCCTTTTCAGAACCCGCACAT AGAGCGGCTGAGAACACACAGCATCGAGTCCTCAGGGAAGTTGAAGATCTCCCCGGAGCAGCACTGGGACTTCACCGCCGAGGATCTCAAAGATCTGGGAGAGATCGGCCGAGGAGCTTACGGCTCCGTCAACAAGATGGTGCACAAGCCGAGCAACCAGATCATGGCGGTCAAG aGAATTCGCTCCACAGTGGATGAGAAGGAGCAGAAGCAGCTGCTGATGGATCTGGACGTGGTGATGAGGAGCAGTGACTGTCCTTACATCGTGCAGTTTTATGGAGCTCTGTTCAGAGAG ggCGACTGTTGGATTTGTATGGAACTTATGGCTACCTCGTTAGACAAATTTTACAAATTTGTATATTGCTCATTAGACGACGTGATTCCAGAGGAAATATTAGGAAAAATAACTTTAGCT acTGTGAAGGCTCTTAACCACTTAAAAGAAAACTTGAAAATAATACACAGAG ACATTAAGCCGTCAAACATCCTCCTGGACAGGAACGGAAACATAAAGCTGTGTGACTTCGGCATCAGCGGTCAGCTGGTGGACTCCATCGCCAAGACCAGAGACGCAGGCTGCAGACCCTACATGGCA CCGGAGCGGATAGACCCCAGTGCGTCCAGGCAAGGCTACGACGTCCGCTCAGACGTTTGGAGTTTGGGAATCACACTG tatgaGCTGGCCACAGGGAGGTTCCCCTACCCgaagtggaacagtgtgttcgACCAGCTGACCCAGGTGGTGCGAGGAGACCCGCCGCAGCTCTGCAACTCTGAGGAGCGACGCTTCTCTCCCAAATTCATCTCCTTTGTCAACGTGTG CCTTACAAAGGACGAGTCGAAAAGGCCAAAGTACAAAGAGCTACTG AAAGATCCGTTCATTCAGATGTACGAGGAGCGCTCGGTGGATGTGGCGAGCTACGTCTGCAGGCTCATGGACCAGATGCCGACGTCTCCTAGCTCCCCCATGTACATGGACTGA
- the map2k4a gene encoding dual specificity mitogen-activated protein kinase kinase 4a isoform X1, with product MEFKHTTMATPSPNNSTTPSSHNSSNNAGSAPHHHLQSQSQHITTMSSMQESNTCWRCQSETGFQINLSGAPPSKRKALKLNFANPPIKPTTRFTLNTAGPPFQNPHIERLRTHSIESSGKLKISPEQHWDFTAEDLKDLGEIGRGAYGSVNKMVHKPSNQIMAVKRIRSTVDEKEQKQLLMDLDVVMRSSDCPYIVQFYGALFREGDCWICMELMATSLDKFYKFVYCSLDDVIPEEILGKITLATVKALNHLKENLKIIHRDIKPSNILLDRNGNIKLCDFGISGQLVDSIAKTRDAGCRPYMAPERIDPSASRQGYDVRSDVWSLGITLYELATGRFPYPKWNSVFDQLTQVVRGDPPQLCNSEERRFSPKFISFVNVCLTKDESKRPKYKELLKDPFIQMYEERSVDVASYVCRLMDQMPTSPSSPMYMD from the exons ATGGaattcaaacacacaacaatggCGACTCCCAGTCCTAACAACTCAACAACACCGAGCAgccacaacagcagcaacaacgcCGGATCTGCACCGCACCACCATCTCCAGTCGCAGTCTCAGCACATCACTACCATGAGCAGCATGCAGG AGTCCAACACCTGCTGGAGATGTCAGAGTGAAACAG GGTTTCAGATAAACCTGTCTGGAGCTCCCCCAA GTAAACGTAAAGCCCTGAAGCTGAACTTTGCCAACCCTCCGATCAAACCCACGACCAGATTCACACTGAACACGGCCGGGCCGCCTTTTCAGAACCCGCACAT AGAGCGGCTGAGAACACACAGCATCGAGTCCTCAGGGAAGTTGAAGATCTCCCCGGAGCAGCACTGGGACTTCACCGCCGAGGATCTCAAAGATCTGGGAGAGATCGGCCGAGGAGCTTACGGCTCCGTCAACAAGATGGTGCACAAGCCGAGCAACCAGATCATGGCGGTCAAG aGAATTCGCTCCACAGTGGATGAGAAGGAGCAGAAGCAGCTGCTGATGGATCTGGACGTGGTGATGAGGAGCAGTGACTGTCCTTACATCGTGCAGTTTTATGGAGCTCTGTTCAGAGAG ggCGACTGTTGGATTTGTATGGAACTTATGGCTACCTCGTTAGACAAATTTTACAAATTTGTATATTGCTCATTAGACGACGTGATTCCAGAGGAAATATTAGGAAAAATAACTTTAGCT acTGTGAAGGCTCTTAACCACTTAAAAGAAAACTTGAAAATAATACACAGAG ACATTAAGCCGTCAAACATCCTCCTGGACAGGAACGGAAACATAAAGCTGTGTGACTTCGGCATCAGCGGTCAGCTGGTGGACTCCATCGCCAAGACCAGAGACGCAGGCTGCAGACCCTACATGGCA CCGGAGCGGATAGACCCCAGTGCGTCCAGGCAAGGCTACGACGTCCGCTCAGACGTTTGGAGTTTGGGAATCACACTG tatgaGCTGGCCACAGGGAGGTTCCCCTACCCgaagtggaacagtgtgttcgACCAGCTGACCCAGGTGGTGCGAGGAGACCCGCCGCAGCTCTGCAACTCTGAGGAGCGACGCTTCTCTCCCAAATTCATCTCCTTTGTCAACGTGTG CCTTACAAAGGACGAGTCGAAAAGGCCAAAGTACAAAGAGCTACTG AAAGATCCGTTCATTCAGATGTACGAGGAGCGCTCGGTGGATGTGGCGAGCTACGTCTGCAGGCTCATGGACCAGATGCCGACGTCTCCTAGCTCCCCCATGTACATGGACTGA
- the LOC115012246 gene encoding tripartite motif-containing protein 16-like yields the protein MAQKGVQLDRETFSCSICLDLLKDLVTTPCGHSYCKNCIQSFWDGEDEKRSHSCPQCRQTFTPRPVLVKSTMLAALAEELKKTGLQAAPADHFYAGPEDVGCDVCTGRKLKAFKSCVQCVASYCEKHLQPHYESPTFMKHKLVEPSQKLQENMCSRHDEVMKMFCRTDQQCICYLCSVEEHKGHDTVSAAAERTERQRELEGSRLNIQQRIQDGEKDVKLLQQKVEAVNRSADRAVEDSEKMFTQLIRLMQKRSSDVKQQLRSQQESEVSRVKELQEKLEQEITELKRKDADLKQLAHTEDHNQFLHNYPSLSPLSESTLSSSINIPLRYFEEVTAAVSQVTDELQDVLREKWTNISQTGTEVDVSLSAEPKTRAGFLKYSRDITLDPNTANRRLLLSEGDRKVTVMSQQQSYSSHIDRFTVYPQVLSRESLTGRSYWEVKRSGGDVRVAVAYKNISRAGWGLECAFGFNDKSWVLDCDDDRYTFYYNKVDTPVSGPASSRLGVYLDHRAGVLSFYSVSHTMTLLHRVHHTFSQPLYAGVGLYSPGDTAEFCKLK from the coding sequence atggcgcagaaaggagttcagctgGACCGGGAAACCTTCTcttgttccatctgtctggatctactgaaggatctggtgacgactccctgtggacacagctactgcaagaactgtattcaaagcttctgggatggagaggacgagaagagaagccacagctgccctcagtgcaggcagaccttcacaccgaggcctgtcctggtGAAGAGCACCATGTTAGCAGCTTTAgcggaggagctgaagaagactggactccaagctgctcctgctgatcacttctatgctggacctgaagatgtgggatgtgatgtctgcactgggagaaaactgaaagccttcaagtcctgtgtgcagtgtgtggcctcttactgtgagaaacacctccagcCTCATTATGAATCACCTACATTcatgaaacacaagctggtggagccctcccagaagctccaggagaacatgtgctctcgtcacgatgaggtgatgaagatgttctgccgtactgatcagcagtgtatctgttatctctgctctgtggaggaacataaaggccacgacacagtctcagctgcagcagaaaggactgagaggcagagagagctcgaggggagtcgactaaacatccagcagagaatccaggacggagagaaagatgtgaagctgcttcagcagaaGGTGGAGGCCGTcaatcgctctgctgacagagcagtggaggacagtgagaagatgttcactcagctgatccgtctcatgcagaaaagaagctctgatgtgaagcagcagctcagatcgcagcaggaaagtgaagtgagtcgagtcaaagagcttcaggagaagctggagcaggagatcactgagctgaagaggaaagacgctgatctgaagcagctcgcacacacagaggaccacaaccagtttctacacaactacccctcactgtccccactcagtgagtctacactctcctccagcatcaacatccctctcagatactttgaggaagtgacagcggctgtgtcacaagtcacagatgaactccaggacgttctgagagagaagtggacaaacatctcacagactgggactgaagtggatgtttcactgtcagcagagcccaagaccagagctggattcttaaagtattcacgtgacatcacactggatccaaacacagcaaacagacGGCTGTTATTATCTGAGGGGGACAGAAAAGTGACAGTAATGAGTCAACAACAGTCTTATTCTAGTCACATAGACAGATTCACTGTATATCCTCAGGtgctgagtagagagagtctgactggacgtaGTTACTGGGAGGTGAAGCGGAGCGGGGGAGACGTTCGTGTAGCAGTCGcatacaagaacatcagcagagcagggtGGGGGCTTGAATGTGCATTTGGATTCAATGATAAATCCTGGGTGTTAGATTGTGACGATGAcagatatacattttattacaacaaAGTCGACACTCCCGTCTCAGGTCCTGCGTCCTCCAGACTCGGagtgtacctggatcacagagcaggtgttctgtccttctacagcgtctctcacaccatgactctcctgcacagagtccaccacacattctctcagccgCTCTACGCTGGAGTTGGTTTATATTCTCCTGGAGACACTGCTGAgttctgtaaactcaagtag